The following proteins are co-located in the Aggregatibacter aphrophilus ATCC 33389 genome:
- a CDS encoding lysophospholipid acyltransferase family protein — protein sequence MAKKLNWLRRFLSTAIGFLFWGVAGTLLQLVLYPYARHHQTNSLQTQLKIRRFVGRIWYYFIRYLSFGGVLEVSYKGFEKLGRPGQLILPNHPSLLDVVLILGQSPSLNCIVKKDLLNNPTMRNQILACGFLPNTESVELLEQSDEVLKEQALLLFAEGTRTGWDGVVKLNRGAVSIGLRSARVITPVIIRMNPLSLKKGHPWYKIPKKRIQYELIVGEDIHPQDWLQEQSIPMASRRLTKYLEDYFNTHTKDN from the coding sequence ATGGCAAAAAAACTAAATTGGTTGCGTCGTTTTTTGAGCACAGCCATTGGTTTTTTATTTTGGGGTGTTGCCGGCACATTACTGCAGTTGGTGTTATATCCTTATGCGCGACATCACCAAACCAATAGTCTACAAACCCAATTGAAAATACGCCGTTTTGTCGGTCGAATTTGGTATTATTTTATTCGTTATCTGTCTTTTGGCGGCGTGTTGGAAGTCAGTTATAAAGGCTTTGAGAAACTCGGCAGACCAGGGCAATTAATTTTACCGAACCACCCGTCTTTGTTGGATGTGGTATTAATTTTAGGCCAAAGCCCAAGCCTAAATTGCATTGTGAAAAAAGATTTGCTCAACAACCCTACCATGCGCAATCAAATTTTGGCATGCGGTTTTTTACCGAATACGGAATCAGTAGAATTACTGGAACAAAGTGACGAGGTGCTGAAAGAACAAGCTTTATTATTATTTGCCGAAGGTACCCGTACCGGTTGGGACGGTGTGGTGAAATTAAACCGTGGCGCGGTATCCATTGGGTTACGTAGTGCCCGTGTAATTACCCCGGTCATTATTCGCATGAATCCGCTCAGTTTAAAGAAAGGACATCCGTGGTATAAAATCCCGAAAAAACGCATTCAATATGAACTCATCGTCGGTGAAGACATTCATCCGCAAGATTGGCTACAAGAACAATCTATCCCAATGGCTTCACGCAGATTAACCAAATACTTGGAAGATTATTTTAATACACATACAAAGGACAACTAA
- a CDS encoding phosphopantetheine-binding protein has translation MELEQQLKQLIIDSLALEDISVEDIENDTALFGDDGLGLDSVDALELGLAVQKTFGLQLDSEQTQLRDHFESVTSLAKFIRAQKGEA, from the coding sequence ATGGAACTGGAACAACAACTTAAACAATTAATCATTGACAGCCTTGCGTTAGAAGACATCAGTGTTGAAGATATTGAAAATGACACCGCACTTTTTGGTGACGATGGCTTAGGTTTAGACTCCGTTGATGCTCTCGAGCTTGGTCTGGCTGTACAAAAAACCTTTGGTTTGCAATTAGATAGCGAGCAAACCCAATTGCGCGATCATTTTGAAAGCGTCACCTCCTTAGCCAAATTTATTCGAGCGCAAAAAGGCGAGGCATAA
- a CDS encoding acyl carrier protein — translation MTEQEIRDLLSEALESLFEIEPERIKPETNLYEELEIDSIDAIDLIDHIKRKTGHKLQAEDFRNVRTVDDVVKAVLKMSQNTQ, via the coding sequence ATGACCGAACAAGAAATCCGCGATCTCCTCAGCGAAGCGTTGGAATCTTTATTTGAAATTGAACCGGAAAGAATTAAGCCGGAAACCAATCTCTATGAAGAATTGGAAATTGATAGTATTGATGCTATTGATCTTATCGATCACATCAAACGCAAAACAGGTCACAAGCTACAGGCAGAAGATTTCCGCAATGTTCGAACGGTGGATGATGTAGTGAAAGCCGTGCTGAAAATGAGTCAAAATACACAATAA
- a CDS encoding AMP-binding protein — protein MMSKYTANSLIAHDPQWRYVDFEQKAHQISAELQQRQVRAIAVWLEDGAKLACTLLGAWNADVRVLFPPNFTSESVEWVNSNADLWLTDSKINQPSAEDFEHFGAQQEVQKHPQNRPLFDYTNQTEIWLKTSGSTGEAKTIIKTAEQMWLGAEALTIALPLRAGNDITALSTVSIQHIYGLTVHIMMSLVNGWQIGRKQQFYPECIIAEAQKAEQVVVVSSPAMLTRIDWFNTTMPKSLAGVISSGGALPEETSEQMRKLLQQPVIEIYGSTETGPIAIRDNIHLWQTLPNSQLGSDEHGALWIEGVWLSHREQTADVVEFTDGGFRLLGRSDRIVKIGDKRTSLAGIEGKLMQHPWVDDCYIAQHPKQARLAAWVGLTAQGIDALRGHGRRYLVEQLKTHLSATQDKTAIPRFWRFTDKLPRNSQSKINKLEFNRTCLEPQRDPIWFTQQQNEHHYHATGKVPLDLIYLKDHFANFPLVPGVIELQWINEKTNEFLAQDVGFCRIDKLKFQKFLRPNDEFELNLTLNGQGDKVTFQLKVEGEICCSGVAVLNDVQSFK, from the coding sequence ATAATGTCTAAATATACCGCCAATAGTTTAATTGCCCACGATCCGCAATGGCGTTATGTGGATTTTGAACAAAAAGCACACCAAATTTCCGCCGAGCTACAACAACGCCAAGTTCGTGCCATTGCCGTTTGGCTGGAAGACGGAGCCAAATTGGCCTGTACCCTGTTAGGGGCTTGGAATGCCGACGTTCGAGTGCTCTTCCCGCCGAATTTTACTTCTGAAAGTGTCGAATGGGTGAATAGTAATGCCGATCTTTGGCTCACGGACAGTAAAATAAACCAACCTTCCGCCGAAGATTTCGAGCATTTCGGTGCACAGCAAGAGGTGCAAAAACATCCGCAAAATCGACCGCTCTTTGATTATACCAATCAAACGGAAATCTGGTTAAAAACCTCCGGTAGCACCGGCGAAGCTAAGACTATTATCAAAACTGCCGAGCAAATGTGGCTTGGCGCCGAAGCGCTTACTATTGCCCTTCCTTTACGTGCCGGTAATGATATTACCGCCCTTAGCACCGTTAGCATTCAGCATATTTACGGCTTAACCGTGCACATCATGATGTCTTTGGTCAACGGTTGGCAAATCGGTCGCAAGCAACAGTTTTATCCGGAATGCATCATCGCCGAAGCGCAAAAGGCCGAACAGGTTGTGGTGGTCAGTAGCCCCGCCATGTTGACGCGGATTGATTGGTTTAACACAACAATGCCCAAAAGCCTTGCGGGCGTAATTTCCTCCGGCGGAGCCTTGCCGGAAGAGACCTCCGAACAAATGCGCAAGCTGTTACAACAGCCGGTAATTGAAATTTACGGCAGTACGGAGACCGGCCCAATCGCCATTCGTGACAATATTCATTTATGGCAAACCCTGCCGAACAGCCAATTAGGCAGTGACGAACATGGTGCCTTATGGATTGAAGGGGTATGGCTTTCCCATCGTGAACAAACAGCAGATGTGGTGGAATTCACCGATGGCGGTTTTCGTCTGCTCGGACGCAGTGACCGCATCGTAAAAATCGGCGACAAACGTACATCGTTGGCCGGCATTGAAGGTAAATTAATGCAACATCCGTGGGTGGATGATTGCTATATTGCCCAACACCCCAAGCAAGCCCGTTTGGCCGCATGGGTGGGATTAACCGCTCAAGGTATCGACGCTTTGCGAGGACATGGACGACGTTATTTGGTGGAACAACTGAAAACGCACTTATCGGCAACCCAAGACAAGACGGCCATTCCACGTTTTTGGCGCTTTACCGACAAATTACCGCGCAACAGCCAATCTAAAATAAATAAGCTGGAATTTAACCGCACTTGTCTTGAGCCACAACGCGATCCTATTTGGTTTACACAACAACAAAATGAACATCATTATCACGCCACAGGCAAAGTACCGTTAGATTTGATTTACCTTAAAGATCATTTTGCAAATTTCCCGTTAGTCCCGGGGGTCATTGAATTGCAATGGATTAACGAAAAAACCAATGAATTTTTAGCGCAAGATGTGGGATTTTGTCGTATTGATAAACTCAAATTCCAGAAATTTTTACGTCCGAATGATGAGTTTGAACTGAACTTAACGCTTAACGGACAAGGGGATAAAGTGACTTTCCAGCTCAAAGTGGAAGGTGAAATTTGTTGTAGCGGCGTAGCTGTTTTAAACGATGTTCAATCGTTCAAATAA
- a CDS encoding COG4648 family protein: protein MINVFINLLLTLTGIAYPIIWLFADNQQMLFHLPWIMAVLWAVKGCFQQQGQRYFAWSMALILAVVAFTRSIETMFWYPIIINGLMLSLFGSSLWSEQTVVERLARLQTPDLNEAGVRYTRKVTQLWCGVFIVNILITGMAIWLKYYDFWALYTGVISYCVIGVVMAGEWLVRQKVKQHYE, encoded by the coding sequence ATGATTAACGTGTTCATCAACCTCTTATTAACCTTAACCGGCATTGCCTACCCCATTATTTGGCTGTTTGCCGACAACCAACAAATGTTGTTTCATTTGCCTTGGATCATGGCCGTGCTTTGGGCGGTCAAAGGCTGTTTTCAACAACAAGGGCAACGTTATTTTGCGTGGTCAATGGCATTGATTTTGGCGGTGGTAGCATTCACCCGCTCCATTGAAACCATGTTTTGGTATCCAATCATTATTAACGGTTTAATGCTGTCTTTGTTCGGTAGCAGTTTATGGAGCGAACAAACCGTGGTGGAACGCCTCGCCCGCTTACAGACACCGGATTTAAATGAAGCCGGCGTGCGTTACACACGCAAAGTTACCCAACTTTGGTGTGGCGTATTTATTGTCAACATTCTCATTACCGGCATGGCTATTTGGCTGAAATATTACGATTTTTGGGCACTCTACACCGGTGTAATTTCTTATTGCGTTATCGGTGTCGTCATGGCGGGCGAGTGGTTGGTTCGTCAAAAAGTTAAGCAACATTATGAATAA
- a CDS encoding AMP-binding protein, with amino-acid sequence MNDSMHKLRETTTLIARHPNWQWQDFIARAWQIAAQLRQDNVCTVAFWFEDAALFACTMLACFHAGVRILLPPNLLEENQQWIAENADFLFDDPQFAHYGVTQKHPENPPHFACHAQTEIWLKTSGSSGQPKILVKTAAQMWLEADAIRQSLPFSTGNHIHLVSSVSAQHHYGLSYRIMLPLTMGWTIARRQLPYPEHLIEESLSAPSVVWISSPALLTRLNLNAPKLAQCPFAGIISSGGVLPVDVGNAIRKQLQTHVIECYGSTETGAIAFREDDGLWQPTPLTQVGLNEEGALWVESAWLNQREQTADAAELANGKFNLLGRIDRIVKFGDKRISLVKIEQDLLRHPWLVDCYVAQHPKHARPAAWVALNTDGIQAYKTLGRNELVNRLRHFLMQSQENSALPRFWRFTDELPRNSQSKIGKRDFEQVFLTQKEEHFA; translated from the coding sequence ATGAATGATTCTATGCACAAGCTAAGAGAAACAACAACGCTCATCGCGCGTCATCCCAATTGGCAATGGCAGGATTTCATTGCCCGCGCATGGCAAATTGCGGCACAGTTAAGACAAGATAATGTCTGCACGGTGGCATTTTGGTTTGAAGATGCCGCACTGTTCGCCTGCACCATGTTGGCCTGTTTTCATGCCGGCGTGCGCATTTTGTTACCGCCGAATTTACTGGAAGAAAATCAGCAATGGATCGCAGAAAATGCCGATTTTCTGTTTGATGATCCCCAATTTGCGCACTATGGCGTCACGCAAAAACATCCTGAAAATCCACCGCACTTTGCTTGCCATGCGCAAACGGAAATATGGTTAAAAACCTCAGGCAGCAGTGGACAGCCAAAAATCTTGGTAAAAACCGCGGCGCAAATGTGGCTTGAAGCGGACGCTATCCGCCAATCACTCCCTTTTTCCACCGGCAATCACATTCACTTAGTGTCCAGTGTTTCTGCGCAACATCATTATGGATTGTCTTATCGCATTATGTTGCCGTTGACCATGGGCTGGACCATTGCCCGCAGACAATTACCCTACCCCGAACATTTAATTGAAGAAAGTCTCTCCGCGCCCTCAGTGGTGTGGATCAGCAGCCCGGCCTTATTAACCCGATTAAATTTAAACGCGCCCAAATTAGCCCAATGTCCTTTTGCCGGGATTATTTCTTCCGGAGGTGTCTTACCTGTTGATGTTGGCAATGCCATACGTAAACAATTACAAACTCACGTCATCGAATGTTATGGCAGCACGGAAACCGGCGCGATTGCCTTTCGTGAAGATGACGGCTTATGGCAACCAACGCCGCTCACACAAGTGGGATTGAACGAAGAAGGCGCCCTATGGGTGGAATCCGCATGGTTAAACCAACGGGAACAAACCGCTGACGCCGCCGAATTGGCAAACGGCAAATTCAATTTACTGGGACGTATTGATCGCATTGTGAAATTTGGCGACAAACGCATTTCACTGGTTAAAATCGAACAAGATTTACTGCGACATCCTTGGCTGGTGGATTGCTATGTGGCACAACATCCCAAACACGCCCGGCCGGCGGCTTGGGTGGCATTAAATACCGACGGTATTCAGGCCTATAAGACATTGGGACGCAATGAATTGGTCAACCGCTTGCGCCATTTTCTTATGCAAAGCCAAGAAAATTCCGCTTTGCCGCGCTTCTGGCGCTTTACCGACGAACTGCCACGCAATAGCCAATCGAAAATCGGCAAACGGGATTTTGAACAGGTTTTTTTAACGCAAAAAGAGGAACATTTCGCATGA
- a CDS encoding glycosyltransferase family 2 protein, with protein sequence MNQVIAIIPHYNHSDTIGNVVEQLLALELPVLIVDDGSSAEHVAVLKKLENPPKVIVHYCPQNSGKGAAMKVGFTQAFNMGFTHAIQVDADGQHHLPDIQQMLLEMQKNPTALICGSPIYGEDAPKARLYGRKITDFWNAIHTLSTDIKDGMCGFRLYPLAAMLLLMQQETLGNRMEFDIDILVKSHWHQIPLVWVPTPVRYTPDGVSHFRGFADNWAISKMHTRLFFGMLARVLTGRKV encoded by the coding sequence ATGAATCAGGTCATCGCCATTATTCCTCATTACAACCACTCGGACACTATCGGCAATGTGGTAGAACAATTGCTTGCGCTAGAATTACCGGTGCTGATTGTAGATGATGGTTCTTCTGCCGAACATGTGGCCGTGTTAAAAAAATTAGAAAATCCACCGAAAGTTATCGTACATTATTGTCCGCAAAACAGTGGCAAGGGTGCTGCCATGAAAGTGGGCTTTACCCAGGCCTTCAACATGGGGTTCACGCACGCTATTCAAGTAGACGCCGACGGGCAACATCATCTGCCCGATATTCAACAAATGTTACTGGAAATGCAAAAAAATCCGACCGCACTTATTTGTGGCAGCCCTATTTATGGCGAAGACGCTCCGAAAGCCCGCTTATACGGACGCAAAATCACCGATTTTTGGAACGCTATTCACACCCTTTCCACCGACATCAAAGATGGAATGTGTGGATTCCGCTTATATCCGTTAGCGGCAATGTTGCTATTAATGCAACAGGAAACATTAGGCAATCGCATGGAATTTGATATTGATATTTTAGTGAAATCCCACTGGCACCAAATTCCTTTGGTTTGGGTGCCAACACCGGTACGTTATACACCGGACGGCGTGTCACATTTTCGCGGTTTTGCCGACAATTGGGCGATCAGCAAAATGCATACCCGCCTCTTTTTCGGTATGTTGGCACGGGTATTGACGGGACGTAAAGTATGA
- a CDS encoding LpxL/LpxP family acyltransferase — protein MTSQHWAQQHERGSKFFLNLTRLIVQYCPLWLIRLITFIVVSYFFLTSRKARRNIVRYQQRLQQTFPHIKLPRYALFRHFLAFGEAITDRFAVWQKKIRYPDLVLDDTDNVYQAIRSQGRGQILVCSHFGNIEICRALVDSGHHGNFRLNILVHNRHAQAFNETLEKAGATSLPLIQVEDLDAQKMLELHDRIERGEWIAIAADRIPVHGDKTQKIHFLGAPAEFPQGAWLMASILKTPINTVFCLKKWGDYHLKLRHFSAPIEGRGKQRAENIEAAMQRYADLLAKECEENPLYWFNFYDFWEDDSK, from the coding sequence ATGACTTCACAACATTGGGCTCAACAACATGAACGGGGCAGTAAATTTTTCCTTAATTTAACCCGTTTAATCGTGCAGTATTGTCCTCTGTGGTTAATTCGTCTCATTACGTTTATTGTAGTGAGTTATTTTTTTCTCACCTCAAGAAAAGCCCGTCGAAATATTGTCCGCTACCAACAACGCTTACAACAAACCTTCCCGCACATAAAATTGCCGCGTTATGCCTTGTTTCGCCATTTTTTGGCGTTTGGTGAAGCGATTACCGACCGTTTTGCCGTATGGCAGAAAAAAATTCGTTACCCCGATCTCGTGTTAGATGACACGGATAACGTCTATCAAGCCATTCGTTCCCAAGGCCGTGGTCAGATTTTAGTTTGTTCCCATTTTGGTAATATTGAAATTTGTCGTGCCTTGGTGGACAGCGGACATCACGGTAACTTTCGGCTAAATATTTTAGTACATAATCGCCACGCGCAAGCCTTTAATGAAACCTTGGAAAAAGCCGGTGCCACCTCATTGCCATTAATTCAGGTGGAAGATTTAGATGCGCAAAAAATGCTGGAATTACATGACCGTATCGAACGGGGAGAATGGATTGCCATCGCGGCGGATCGTATTCCGGTGCACGGCGACAAAACCCAAAAGATTCATTTTTTAGGTGCACCAGCAGAATTTCCGCAAGGCGCGTGGTTGATGGCAAGCATACTAAAAACGCCGATTAATACGGTGTTCTGCTTAAAAAAATGGGGTGATTACCACTTAAAATTGCGGCATTTTTCTGCCCCAATTGAAGGCCGTGGCAAACAACGTGCAGAAAATATTGAAGCGGCCATGCAACGCTATGCGGATTTATTGGCGAAAGAATGTGAAGAAAATCCGCTTTATTGGTTTAACTTTTACGATTTTTGGGAAGACGATTCAAAATGA
- a CDS encoding acyl-CoA thioesterase, translating to MKKHIYCHHASDYEIQFFDVDSMNIMWHGHYVKYLEMARCAFLDEIHYTYDVMKEKGYGWPVVQLNLKYVKPTIFRQKIRVELFLVEYESCIRIDYVIRDVETKQKLTSGSTTQVAVEIKSGEMQLQTPPCWRSAVENHPSFQAEKSHA from the coding sequence ATGAAAAAACACATTTATTGCCACCACGCTTCCGACTATGAAATCCAGTTTTTTGACGTGGATTCCATGAATATCATGTGGCATGGACATTACGTGAAATACTTGGAAATGGCACGCTGTGCATTTTTAGACGAAATTCATTACACCTACGATGTGATGAAAGAAAAAGGCTACGGTTGGCCGGTTGTGCAGTTAAATTTGAAGTATGTCAAACCAACCATTTTCCGTCAGAAAATCCGCGTAGAATTGTTCTTGGTAGAATACGAGAGTTGTATTCGTATTGATTATGTTATTCGTGATGTGGAAACCAAACAAAAACTCACCAGCGGCAGTACCACTCAAGTGGCTGTGGAAATTAAAAGCGGCGAAATGCAACTACAAACTCCGCCTTGCTGGCGAAGTGCGGTGGAAAATCACCCTAGTTTTCAAGCGGAGAAAAGCCATGCGTAA
- a CDS encoding LolA family protein: protein MRKALLLVLLLLSPLTFAFSEGELITLLQTPKNVQGDFTQQRFLKSLTKPITTQGKFTLLAQKGLLWQMEKPFANQLRVKKDGIMQWDGKQWVANGKMGQAEQISLFLGLLSGDISGLKSQFDMTLGGNAQHWHLTLTPSSLLMKQIFTDIQIQGDNVVKTIVLNEKQGDKTHIQFDRIQQNQPLSAMAQSALE, encoded by the coding sequence ATGCGTAAAGCCTTACTTCTTGTTTTGTTATTGCTTAGCCCGCTCACCTTTGCCTTTTCCGAGGGTGAATTGATCACGTTGTTGCAAACGCCTAAAAACGTGCAAGGCGATTTTACCCAACAACGTTTCCTGAAATCCTTAACCAAGCCTATTACCACCCAAGGCAAGTTCACACTTTTGGCGCAAAAAGGCTTGTTATGGCAAATGGAAAAACCTTTTGCCAATCAATTACGGGTGAAAAAAGACGGCATTATGCAATGGGACGGAAAACAATGGGTCGCCAATGGGAAAATGGGACAAGCGGAACAAATTTCGCTGTTTTTAGGCTTGTTATCAGGTGATATTTCTGGGCTAAAATCACAATTTGATATGACGCTCGGCGGTAATGCACAACATTGGCATTTAACCTTAACGCCAAGTTCGCTATTAATGAAACAGATTTTTACCGACATTCAAATTCAAGGCGATAATGTCGTGAAAACCATTGTGTTAAACGAAAAACAGGGCGATAAAACCCACATTCAGTTTGACCGCATTCAACAAAATCAACCCTTGTCCGCCATGGCACAATCCGCCCTTGAATAA